The Vanrija pseudolonga chromosome 1, complete sequence genomic sequence TGTTTATAGGCTTTGCAGGCGCCCTCTTTGCCCTCATTCGTTACCGCGTAGGTGTGGTCGTCTTGCTCGGCTGCTGACAACCCCCACAGTACCTCACTCAATATACCAAACTCAAGGAGAGCGCGTGAGTGCCAAGCAAGAAGCGCATGGCCCCACTGACATTCCCAGCCTCCCACTACCTTCCCCCGCATCTCTCGCCAACACCCTCCCTCTTATCAATGATGCAGCACTCAACGACGCCTCAAGCAGGTCCACAAACGTGCTTCACTCTTACCTCGATGACTTCCTCTCCGCTATTCGCATCTTTGGCTACCTCGAGCGCCCTGTCTTCCATGAACTCAGCCGCCACCTCCAGacgcgtcgcctcgccgctggtGACACGATAGAAatcggtggcggcgagttCTGGTGCGTCGTAGAGGGACGCGTCCAAGTGGTGAGTCACCGTGGAACCGGTAATCGCTGATCTAGCCTAGTTTGCTCCCAACTCTGATCACTCGCCTTCACTCGAGTCGCCTGATCCGTTCGAAACGACCAGAGAGTCGTTCAACGGCTATAGCCTCGTCAACGAGGTGTCGACTGGAGGCACGTTGTCGTCCTTGTTCTCCATCCTGTCCTTGTTCACCGAACACATCAAACTCTCCTGGAACGAGGATGCCGCCGAAGCCCCTCGCTCTGCCTTATTCGCCGAAGAGCCCGAGCGCCCGCGTTCCAGAGCAAACTCTGACGTGagccagctcgacggcaagacCATGGGCGTGGCGAGCCCGGAAACTGTGCCGCAGGACAGACCACCATCGTCCCCATCTACCTCGACCGTCCAGGGCACTATCCGCCAGTCGTCTTCGTCTCCCGAGATCAACAGATTGCCCCAGTCTGCTTCCTCCTCGCAGCCCTCTACCAGCACCCACTCGCCCATGTTTGGCCCACTCAATGGCATGTCCACATTAAAGCCCCCAGGCCTCTCGCACCTTGACACGCACCAGCCGGGCTCTCGCGGATCAGGCTCCAGTCGTCATCGCCACCAAACGCCACTCGAGTCGGTCGCTATGAAGGGCACTATTGCCCGCGCGACTGTAGACAGCACACTCGCTGTCATCCCTGCCGAAGCGTTCCGCAAGCTCACCCGCAAGTTCCCCAAGGCTGCAGGATCAATCGTTCAGGTCGTTCTCGAGCGTTTCAGCCGTGTTACCTTCATGACGGGTGAGTTTGCTTGCCGTGGCTTCTCAGAGCTTAGCTGACTCCCCAGCTCACAAGTTCCTCGGGCTCACCCGCGAGATTCTGCGCTCGGAATCTGCGCTCAACTCCCTCGTGTCCCACCCTCTTCCCCGGTCCTTTtacagcggcggtggcatgCAGGCTCTTCGAGACCGCTTCCAGCCGGAACTTCGTCCCAAGCACCAGCCCTTCCCTAACCCGGAACAGTCTCCAGCACGCACAAACTCAGGCGGTCCCGACTTCTTCACCTTCGAGTCACCCAGTCCAACTGTCAGAGCCCCGTCACTCCCCTCCGTCACCCCAAAGAACATTGGCACCCCAGCAACCAAGCCCATGACATTCAAGGGCCTTGGGGAGGGGTTCTCCAAGTTGGCCTCCGACTCTGAAGATACTGTTGATGAGGTCCTCAGCCCGACCACACCTCATACGCTCCTCCGCCGCAACTCTGCCATGCGCAATGAGGTCGCTGCCGGAGACCTGGCCATGGCAGGACAGAAGGATAGCGACGGTTTCTTCAGACCTCGCTTCCCCAGAATCGACACTTGGCGCGGTCGCACTCCCACGTCTTCTCTCAAcgaccgtcgtcgcgcttcaGCATATGAGTcggaagaggaggacgactACCAGTTTCAACTGCGCGATGAGCTCGTCAAGTCGATCGCAAAGTCGATTGGCCTCCTTCAGCCGCCTGACCAGCCGTCCGACTCCCGGGGCAACCGCTCAATCGCTGCCTCTTTGTCCCTCTCTACACCAAACTCTCCAGCCATGTTCCCCAATGGCCGTCCTCACGGACGCTCGCCGTTCGGCAATGTGCTCGACATGGCCAATGCCTCTCATGAACGTGGAAACATCAGTGGCCTCCTTCGTGAAAGCCTGCTGAATGCTCgacttggcgtcgacgacgatgcgagCAGCATGTCTGCCAGCGTCCTCGACAGTCATGGTGGTGGGATGGACGTCAACACCACTATCATGCGCGACCTTGGTAAccacctcgacatcctcTACTTCAAGAAGGGCAGCGTTCTCGTCAAGCAGGGCGAGAGAGCCGCAGGTCTCTACTACGTTATCGACGGTTTCCTCGATGTAAGCCGGGCCTCGAGTTATTTGAAGCTAATCTCAGGTGTCCATCCCCATTCATACTCCGGGCGACCCCACGACCGCTAACCTCCTGGCTTCTGATCTCTCTTCGGCAAGTTTAACCCGACCATTCGGCGCCGCTCTGGGCATCAAGGACCCTGAGGCGCCGGGGTCGGCCAAAACCCCATCGAAGAAGGACGCTTTGGAGTGTGAAGAGGTCTTGTACACGGTCAAGGTAAGACTTATGCCGCTGCTTCGTACTGACTCGTCTAGCCTGGTGGCCTCGCAGGCTATCTTGCTTCTCTCTGCAGCACCGAGTCCTATGTCAACATTTCGTGAGTTTGTTCTCGTCTTCGCAATCTGACAGTTCAGCGCCAAGACCGACTGTTATGTCGGCTTCCTGCCACACAACGCCCTTGAGCGCATCCTGGAGCGCCGTCCAATTGTCCTCCTAACTCTGGCAAAGCGCCTTCTGTCTCTTCTCTCGCCATTAGGTGGGTCTGAACGCGTTTTCACAGCTGACCCACTCAGTCCTCCACATTGATGCCGGCCTGGACTGGATCCAGCTCAATGCTGGCCAGAATCTGTACGAGAAGGGTGACAAGGCAACCGACTTCTACATCATTATCAGTGAGTAACCCTACCGCAACCCCACTGACAATGCTTTAGacggccgcctgcgcgctATCGATAAGAAGGCAAACAGCGACAACGTCTCGGTTATTCGTGAATACGGACAAAATGATCCCATAGGCGAACTGGACGTCATTCTCGGCGCTCCACGCTCCGACACTGTCCAAGCTATCCGCGAGACTGAGCTGGTTCGAATTCCAACGGCCTTGTTTGACGCCGTCTCCGTCAAGCACCCTGCGACCACAATGCAGTTCATGAAGCTCATTGTGGGCGAGGTTCGCAAGGCGGTGACTCAGCATCAAACCGAGTTCCACCAGGGCAGCCACCATGCCTCTGGAaccgcgagcgagctccGGGCGGATCGCAACTTGAGTAAGTGGTATTGCCAGCGGACAGAGCATAATAATAACACTGGCAGAAACTGTCTGCATTCTGGGATCCAACCGTGATGCTCCTGTGGCGCAGTTCGCTGCAAAGCTCAAGACTGCCCTGGAGGACATTGGCTCGTCGACTTCATACCTTGACCAGGCGACTGTCATGCGCCACCTGGGCCGCCATGCCTTTACGAGGATGGGGTAGGTTTAAATGAGAAGCATTTGCTGACAATGCCAGCGCGCTCAAGATCGCAGGCTGGTTGGCTGACCAAGAGGTGAGTTACTATCTGCAGGGGCGTTAGCTGACATCCAGCAACACTATGAAATCGTTCTCTATGTCGCCGATACCCCGCCTTCGAGCCAGTGGACCATGACCTGCATCCGCCAAGCCGACCTGGTTCTTGTGCTCGGGGCGGGCGATGACCCCCAGCTGGGAGAGTATGAAAAGGTGCTCCTCGCCATGAAGTGTTACGCCAGGAAGGAGCTCATTCTGCTTCACGACGAGCGGGCTGTGCCCCCAGGATCGACCCGCCTGTGGCTCAAGGTGAGTGCAGATTTGAGGACTTGGGGTCGGATCTGACTTCTGCATAGAACCGCCCTTGGCTCCAAGCTCACTACCATCTGGAGCTCCCCGGCGTGGCAGCCCCGCTCAAGTCGGGCAGCATTCACATCCATGACccgtccgccgtcgccgccttcaAGCATCTTcgcgagaaggtcgagacGCGCATCAAACAATACCGTGGTCTCCGTCCCCTTGGTCGTCCCAGGCGTCCTCCCCACCTGAATGACTTTGCACGCATCGCCCGTCGTCTCACCGGCAGGCAGATTGGTCTTGTTCTCAGTGGTGGCGGTGCGCGTGGTATCTCTCATATCGGAATGCTCCAGGCCTTGGAGGAGCACGGTGTCCCCATCGACGCGATTGCCGGCTGTTCGATTGGTTCTCTTGTTGGTGGCCTGTACGCTCGCAAGACGGACATTCTCGAGACGACTGGTCGTGCCAAGCAGTTTGCCGGTCGTATGGGCTCTGTTCTGCGTATTCTCAGCGACGTGACATACCCATTCGTGGCGTATACTACTGGACATGAGTTTAGTGAGTTCTTTGAACTAACAGCGAACTGACCTCTCCAGATCGTGGCATTTACAAGGCTTTCTATAATACTCACATCGAGGGTACGTGTCAAGTGCCTTTTGAGACCTGCTGACAGCCCAGACTTCTGGATCCCCTTCTTTGCCAACTCGACGAACATTACCCACTCTCGCATGGAGATTCACCGTTCGGGCTATGCCTGGCGTTATGTCCGCGCATCCATGACTCTTGCGGGTTTCCTACCACCTCTGTCGGACAATGGAGAGCGTGAGTTGCCCTCCAAAGTATACAGCTCACCCCCAGTCCTCGTGGACGGCGGTTACATGGATAATACCCCAATTGGGCCTCTCCGCGCCAGCGGTATTCGCGACATTATCGTTGTCGATGTCGGGTCTATTGACGACACGTCGCCACGCAACTACGGCGACTCGGTCTCCGGCTGGTGGCTGTTCTTCAACCGCTGGAACCCATTCTACAGTCGCTCTGTGCTGTCTATGACCGAgatctcgtctcgtctcacCTAGTAAGGCCGGCTCGCTGACATGCCACTAACGCCCAGCGTTTCCAGCgtcaagacgctcgaggacgtcaagaGTGACCCTCGCGTGTTGTACATGGCCATGCCCGTGCAGGTGAGCTTTCTTTGTGTGCCGTGAAGCTCACCCCCAGCACATTGAGACCATTGGTGGCTTCAAGCAGTTCCCGCAGGTCTTGGACATAGGCctcaaggccgcgcgcgtcaaGCTCAACGAGTGGGAGAAGGACGGCCGTCTGCCTCACGGTGTCTCCGTCGAGCAGAAGCCCGCATTAACCCGTCGCGGCACGCGCATTCGCCGATCCTCGATCTGAGCAGAGTGCCAAGCACGTTCCCTTCAAACCTGTACAACATTGCATATACACTTTTATCAACAGATGCAGTCTGTTTTGTTCGAATGTCTATGCCTTCCCTGGGGCGGCCATGTGGAATCCGGCGGCGCCAGGGGAAATGCTCATATGCTCTAAACTGGTGGAAAGGCCAGTGTCCTTGATGAtccggcggcggtgctcgcCATACGACCCAGGCTTGGCAGCCATGGGCATGATTTTGGGTAGCGAGcggccggccgagctcgacattcTGCCTCTGGTGAACTCgtcctccatctcctcgctgtcctccgactcgtcgccctcctcgtccgagtcgctctcgtcgtcgctatCACCACCGAGATCGACGGCAACATCGCTCCAGGTGCGGTACAGCGCATCGACGTATTCGCCCGAGCGAGGCAGGTCGTACGGGTCGAAGGGGAAGTACGAGTCGAGCCCGGCGTCGATGTTGGTCTGGCGTGCCGTACGCGGGGCAGCGAGTGCCGGGGGAAAGGGTGCCGCCGGTGCTGAGGTCGTGCGCGAGAATGTCCTCCGgttgcccgtcgtcgaggccgtcctcgatgccgaggcgcTTCGTCCATTCGCCGAGTTTGTCGAGGCGCTCCGGCCTGCTGTGGCGTGCTGGTTCGCCTCGATAATGGAGAAGCAGTACGCAAAGCCGGTCGAGTGGGCGACCTTGGCAAACGTGCTCACGATGGAGGGGTTGCACCCAAGCAGAGGGTTCAGCTCGCTCGTGAGCGCACGCTGGAGAACGTCCAGGTCGCGCATCCAGCGCCCCTCCGACTCGCCAGTGTCGCTCTCTCCGTCCAAGTcaagctcaccgacgacgccgtcgccgtctgTGTCGGCCGTGAATGCTCGCCAGCGGAAGCAGAAGGTGAGCATGACGGCCTGGCAGACCGCGTAGAAGAGGGGCAGTTCGTCCATGGAGACCTTGCCGGAAGCCGCGGCCCGGGCCTGGGCGAGCTTGCCGTCAATGTACGCGAGAAGGTAAGTCATGACGGTGCGCGCCTGGTCGTCGGTGACGTAACGCGCGCGGCAGACGAGGGAGCCAATgtagacggcggcggcgacccgCTGTGTGAGGGACACGGgctgcgaggcgagggtCGGCGCGTTCGAGGTCGTGGCGTACAGCGCCTGCGAaacgaggaggccgaggaagaggtcgGTGTGTGCCGGGGAGAAAGACGAGGCCAGAAAGAGGAGGAAAGGGAGGTGCTGGGTGGCTGACGTGGGGAGGATCTGGCGGGAGAAGAGGTTGAGGAGGGCCTGGAAGTGCGCTAGTGACTGGGCCGGGGTGGGCTTTGGTCTTGTCGGGAGCGCTGGGAGAGCCGACGCCGGAGGTGTGGAGTTGGTCGGGGTACCACACGTTGGCGTCCCCGAGCGGGGCGTCGAGGAACCAGAGCTGGCGACGGAGGACAATCCCAGCGCCGCGAGTTCGGCAGCAGAGGGGCCACGCTCGCGGCCACCCATGGCCTCCTCGATGTGGCGCAGGAAGTAGTACATCATGCCGTCCAGCTTTGCGCGCATCGACCTGAGGGCCTCGCGTTTGCGCTTCTTCTGAGCGGCGATCTCGACAGCGTTCGTcgtggcctcgtcgtcggtctcgcgctcgtcatccGAAGAcagcgcgtcggggtcgagctctccgtcctcctcatcgtcgtcgtcgtcctcatcatcgtCTCCCTCCTTCGGGACGTCCTCGGAGATGAGCAGGTCGAAGGGGTCGTTGGCCGGCGCGCTTCCACCCGTCAtatcttcgtcgtcgtcgtcgtcctcgtcgtcatcctcatcgtcgtcctcgacacggtTGGtgatctcgacgtcgatcCTCAGCAttcggtcgacgaggccggaCCACACTCTGGGGCCCAACTCGGGGCAGTACTCGATCATCTCGCACGCGTTGCGGACCCAGGTCGTCTGGCACacctcatcctcgcgctTGTGAGGCGAGTTGCGATTCAGCAGAGGCTGAATGATGTTGGGGAGCGTGGGAATGAGCGACAGGAGGTGCGAGATGAGCAGGTGGTGACGGGCATGGAAGGCGCGTCGAGTGATGGGGGTCGAGGAAGCGGACGCGATTTTGGGCTCTGAGGATGGCGTCAGCGCGTGCCCCTTGGTTCTTCTTGACAACTTACGCCATGTGAGACCCCTGATGGCCATACCGACGACCTCCTTTGCCCACACTGGGTGCGCGCTGACGAGCACACCAGCGAAACCGACATAGCACTTGACGAAtcggtcgtcgccggcggcccaAGGCAGTGCGACGATCGCCGAGATGAGCGACGAGTGGATCTCGGGGGACAGGAGCGAGACGTGTGCCGTCAACGCGCGGAGAAGGGGAAGgatgggcgcgagcggcaccGTCGTCTGCAGCGCAGTGGGCAGGAAGTGCGCCAGCAGGTCGTTGTAGTTTGCCATGTTGCCGTCTGCCGACTCCTTGAGGGCTCGGGGGACGAACACGCCGAtgagctggcgctggaaGGCCTCGCGGTCCTttgcgtcggcggcggtgcgtcCTGCCTCGCTGACAGACTTGGTGCGGCGGTTGGCGCGGAGCGAGTTTGTTCTCGGATCCGAGCTGTCCGTCGACTCGCGGGGCCGCTTCTTGCCCGTGAGCGACGATGCGCggggggtggcgagggcgaacGCGTCGCGGGACATGGCtggcggcacgggcgaggcTATTGGTGGTGGAGGGAGGTTGTTGCGGTGCTGCTGTCGCTTTTGGGAtagcggcgagggcgaggctggTGGCTGTGGGTGGCGCGGTGTCCTGGCCGTGTGCTGTGATGACCAGGAGGAGAAGGCTAGTGGTGGAGGCATGGATGGATACGCGTGTAGTCCTTTCCCCCTGGGGATGGGTGGGGGGCGAGACTCGGCGAGGGATGCGCGCCGGTTCTTGTTGCTTTGCTGTTGCGGATGCGGGGTGGAAGTCGAGGAAAGTGATGAGAGTGGAAGGCATCACTTGTCGCTGCAGTGAGCACACGATCCCAGCCAGCCCGCTACCCACCGCACTAGTCGCGTGATGACTGAAAATATCTGGCGGGAACGAATGACACGTCATTAATGTTTCAGGAACAAGGCACGTGGGTGTCGCCACCGAAGGCTGGGCCAAGGCTGGCCAAAAGGATCACCGCACAGACCTCCACTTTGGGCGTCCACACAAGTAGCGGGGAGATttgtggcgacgacggcaacgtgCGCTTGGGTCGTCTCTGGACAGTCAAACTCGAGCTGGCAGGGCGCGTAACTTTGCCATTGAATAGTGCAAATCTCGCAGATTTGGTGAATGCGGAGGGAGAGAGATAAATTGAGAGAATAAGGAGGGAATagggaggagggaaggggggTGAAGTGCCCTCAACCCCTGTGCGCACCGACTCTCATTGTGTCGCGGGGGCCGGgccatcctcctcgtcgtcctcatcctcgtcatctcTCTATTGCTTTCCtcgccacacacacgcgccCCCTTTCCAACCTCAACACGCCCCCTTTAGACCCCCTCTTGAGCAACTCGCACCCTTTGCGCCCCCCTTACCACCCGCCCACCCTTATCTTTAGCGCCACCACAATGTCCTCGTTCGACATCCCAGACCACGGGCTCAACACAATGCTCCTCCCAGAGCTTCCCTCAGACCTCGTCCTtccccccctcccacccatCGCAGACCCCCAGCTCGCACGACTGGCAGTCACCCACTCGAGCGCGCACCAGTtgccgcgccggcccaccAGCCTAGAGTTTGAGGCCGACGAAAAGGTCGAGGACTATGAAAAGCTCGAGCATGTCGGCGACAGCATGCTCGGCTCGGTCGTGACTGGTCTCCTGCACGACCTCTTCCCCCTCCTCCGTCCCGGCCCGGCAACGGTACGTGGGCAGTCATGACGTGgagctgacacacccagaTGCTCAAGTCGCACCTGGTGTCCAACGCCACCCTGCGGCAGCTGTGTATCCGCTACAAGATCACCGACCATATCATTGCGGCCCCTGTTCAGCTGCTTACGATCAAGTCACAGGAGAAGCCAGTAGCGTCCATCTTTGAGGCGTacatcgccgccgtgttcTACGACTACCTCACCAGCGACCTGCCCGGCGCATACACTGCCGACAATATCGAGGTGGACGATGACTGTGCGTCCTCCGAGACCACGGACGAGGTGTCCGTCACTGGTGccacggccgacgaggagtcAGTCCAGGGTGACGGCGAAGTGGACATTTCAGTAGACACTGCTTCCCGAGCCCAGTCGGTCGTGAACAGCCAGTCGTCCGAGGGGCTCCCGGCTTCAGTTGCAGTAGGTTTGTCACGCTGCATCTTCTGACCTACGCCAGAACATTGCCGAGAACCTTTCTCTCTACGAGGCGTCGCTCCCCTCTAGACTCGAGGTCCCGAAGCGCAGCTTCAGCAGGCTGCGCGAGACGAGCgggacgacctcggcgtcggcgccatctgGACCTCCCTCGACTGTCGACGCTGACGCGGGGTCCGACATCGCCTCGACGATCGGCACCGAGGCCCCACCGATCCTCCACCCTCTGCGTCCCCTCCAGCTGCGCACACGTGGCGGTGCATTCGACTACATTGACGCCTGGCTCCGTCCTCTCTTCACGCCGAtcgcgcgctgggcgctggaCCAGATGGCGGCTGatgcccgcgtcgtcgtgcaggaGGGCGAGCCGTCGACGGACCACGCGACGGTCGGCGCCCTGTCCCTCCTCCACAGCTGGGCGACCAAGGAGACGGGCCGCCTGCCGACGTACACGTCGCTCACGGACTCTGGCCCTCCCTGGGCGATCGAGTGCATCGCGGTCGACAAGAACGGCTCACAGGTGCGTGCTGACGCAACGCGCGAGACCAAGGGCGCGGCCAAGAACGTCGCGGCGTGGAAGGTCGCCCGGGCGCTGGGTCTCGAGGTGCCAGAGTAGGCGCGAGGCGAAGGGGGGACAAGCGAAAGGCGACAGTGGTACCATATCCATCCTGTGAATACCGCAGCCGTGTCGGGCGTGTGATATCGTGTCGTTCGTAGCATCGTAGCGTGTGTAATATATGTCGAACATGTCGAGCATGTCGTTGACGCCATGTCAAGGATGTCGGtcgagtcgacgagggcggtcCGCGGCGCTGTCTcccggcgccagccagcctaCCCACTCATCAACCCGCGCCACCGCTCAGCCCTAGCAGGCCTCCCAAGCCCCTCCTCAATCGCAACAAGCAACGCAAGCACGCGCTCCCGAATCGCGCCAACGTCGGGGCGccagccctcgtcgccctggCGCTtgagcaggcggcggcactcGGCCTGTGCGGCCAGacactcggcctcggcggcgtgcaggtCTGGcggcgtgaggaggaggtacgcgtccgcaaggtcggcgcgggcggcgagcagggggacgggggaggggcgcggcgggcgaggtggcgcggAGGTGTCGCTTGTCGTCGTGGGTGTAGCTGGGGGTGgtcgtgccgccgccgcagcggcctcCTGCAGCAGATGTACCTTCGCCGACAGGAGCTTTACGCGTTCCGACGGCTCCGACACCCCCTTGAGCGCCgtctcgaccacctcgagcgtGAGGAACTGCGAGGAGAGGATCGGGGCCGGCATGGGAGGAGTAAGTGCTGGACGGATGACGAAATGGGTCCAATCGACGAGTGGTTTCAttccgcgccgacgcgcttcACTTTCTTCTGCTTTGCTTTCgcactggcgccgacgacgcgtgcCTGGAATGCCATGTGCTTCCATTCCCACCTCCCCGCGACTTCTCACAACGCGTTCAACGCACACCCTCTGCATAAGTGGCTACAAACATTGCAATTAACGCCTCGTGCGAGTATCGTCTCCAACGTGGACACAGTGTACACAGCATGCGGATGCGTGGCCCAGGCGGGGGGCCGAAAGTGGGAGCGGaatgtcgtcgctgccccgCGCCTAGAGGCGCTTCAGgccgcgcttggccttggctgCGGGCTTAGGTGCAGCCTTGACGACGGGCTTGACCACGCTGTCAAAGCCGGCCGCGGGCACCACTGGCGCGGGGCTCGTCTCCTGACGCGCGTGGTTGCCGAGCGGGGACGGTCGGCTCGCGGTGGGCTGCGGGGACGAGTTCTgcggcgatgatggcgacgaccttgtcgatGGCGCTGAAGCGACAGGGGGCTgcgggaggagcgcgtcgaccgaCTTGACTGACGCGTCACGGAAGGGGGCGGGGGGAAGCTGCGGTGTGAGTCATGTCACGCGTAAACACTGGACGACAACACACCTTTGGCGTCGCGTGGATACCGGTCAGGAGCCTGGCGTACTGGCGGGTGTAAGCACGTCACCAGACTTGAAACCCACCTTGCAGTACCCGTCGTAATCCGCAAGCAGCTGCTTGcctgcctcctcgtccagcgcACTCTCCGGGTTGGGGTAGATGAGCAGGCACTTGATCGTCTGGACGTGTGAGCGGCGCGGATCACACACCGCCATGTCTCGTCCCACTCACAACAAGCACATGCGCCACACCATAGTCCTTCCTCCAGCCCTtcttgagcgtgtcgacgcAAATCTCACCCGCCTTGGAGATGTTGGGATGGAATATTTTGGTGAGCATGGTGcctgtggtgtcagcggcgttGGTATGCCCACCCTCAATCGGCGTGACGCAAACACACATTTGGGCGGCAGGTTGGGGTACTCTGGGCCAAAGTCGAAGCGCACGCGAAAGTATCCTCCCTCGTAGGGTGTTCCAGCTGGGGTTTGGTGTGAGCACGAGTCGAGGAAGGGGCCCATGGACAACATGgagcgccgcgggcgacgccgcgtcgccaaCTCACCTGGTCCCTGCACCCAACCCTCGAGCGCCGTCAGGTCGTCCtcatcaacgacgacgcgcacacCCTCGGGCGGCTCGGTGCGGAGcgtgacgagctcgcgcgagAGGAGGCGCAGTGCTTGTGGTGTGAGGGACTGGGGCGTGAGTGAGCATGGACGTGTGGCGGGGAGGTGGAGCGCACGAGACCGAGTAGCGAGGTGCGCTCCCGCTGTTTGACTTTTGGTCCTCGCGCCGTTGACTTACCATTGGATTTGCTTTGCTAGAGGATGATTGTGGGTGGGGATGCAGACAGCCGTGGTTGTGTATGTGTCTGATGCGGGATGGAGGGGATGAGGGGGACCACAGTGTGTCGTCACTTGTGGTGGGTTGCGTGATGGTAGTTGCTGCTCGTTTGATCGAGATGTAACCAGATGAAATGGCTGGTGGCTGGCGACTTCACTTCACTCGCCGCCGTTTCCGGGTCAGGCCAGGTCAATAACAACAAACTCACACACGCCCACGCAACCAGAACCAGCCAACTAAGGCGGGATCAAATTGGACGCCAAGTTTCAGATCTCCACGTGGTTTGTGCGTGGCTAGCCGCTCCACGTGACGCGGCATATGGCGGCAAGAAGCCCAAGTTGTGATGGAGAGACAACGGCCACCCTTCCCATCCCCATGCATGCTATTCATTCGGACAGCCGAGCACAAAGAGCCCAAAGCCCGCTACCACGGTCGTGTGACCTTGCACAAGCCTCCCCGAGACACAAGGTTCAATAAGCCAGGCCGCATACCCATACCGCGGACTGTATCCAGGACGACGCGGGGCACCGAATACGTGGTGACTCCCGACGGTATCGGACGGGCTGCGGCCGCGATAACCACCATTGTCGACGAAGTCTTATATATTCTCCTCTTCACACTCGCCACCGATATACAATGTCGGGCCCTCCGCCGTCACCaaagcagcagccgcagcgagaagacgcgccgcgcccgtcttctgtcccgcccgccgctgacCCGCGCCCATTCCCCCCATCGCAGCCGatgcgctccagctcgacgcaACACGTGcctgcgcgctcgtcgcctcTGGCTCCAGCTGGCGTCATCTCCATCGCCGGCtcggccgccaagcccaGACGCATCTCGCACAGTACCGACCTCC encodes the following:
- the NTE1 gene encoding uncharacterized protein; translation: MGMILGSERPAELDILPLVNSSSISSLSSDSSPSSSESLSSSLSPPRSTATSLQVRYSASTYSPERGRSYGSKGKYESSPASMLVWRAVRGAASAGGKGAAGAEVVRENVLRLPVVEAVLDAEALRPFAEFVEALRPAVACWFASIMEKQYAKPVEWATLANVLTMEGLHPSRGFSSLVAHPAPLRLASVALSVQVKLTDDAVAVCVGRECSPAEAEGEHDGLADRVEEGQFVHGDLAGSRGPGLGELAVNVREKRLRNEEAEEEVGRREFGSRGATLAATHGLLDVAQEVVHHAVQLCAHRPEGLAFALLLSGDLDSVRRGLVVGLALVIRRQRVGVELSVLLIVVVVLIIVSLLRDVLGDEQVEGVVGRRASTRHIFVVVVVLVVILIVVLDTVGDLDVDPQHSVDEAGPHSGAQLGAVLDHLARVADPGRLAHLILALRNRHST
- the rnc_1 gene encoding Ribonuclease 3 translates to MSSFDIPDHGLNTMLLPELPSDLVLPPLPPIADPQLARLAVTHSSAHQLPRRPTSLEFEADEKVEDYEKLEHVGDSMLGSVVTGLLHDLFPLLRPGPATMLKSHLVSNATLRQLCIRYKITDHIIAAPVQLLTIKSQEKPVASIFEAYIAAVFYDYLTSDLPGAYTADNIEVDDDCASSETTDEVSVTGATADEELEVPKRSFSRLRETSGTTSASAPSGPPSTVDADAGSDIASTIGTEAPPILHPLRPLQLRTRGGAFDYIDAWLRPLFTPIARWALDQMAADARVVVQEGEPSTDHATVGALSLLHSWATKETGRLPTYTSLTDSGPPWAIECIAVDKNGSQVRADATRETKGAAKNVAAWKVARALGLEVPE
- the BRAFLDRAFT_259979 gene encoding Ubiquitin-conjugating enzyme E2 S; the encoded protein is MSLTPQALRLLSRELVTLRTEPPEGVRVVVDEDDLTALEGWVQGPAGTPYEGGYFRVRFDFGPEYPNLPPKCTMLTKIFHPNISKAGEICVDTLKKGWRKDYGVAHVLVTIKCLLIYPNPESALDEEAGKQLLADYDGYCKYARLLTGIHATPKLPPAPFRDASVKSVDALLPQPPVASAPSTRSSPSSPQNSSPQPTASRPSPLGNHARQETSPAPVVPAAGFDSVVKPVVKAAPKPAAKAKRGLKRL